AGTATGCTGGTAATTGGCATTGCAGGCGGCACCGGTTCAGGAAAAACCACGGTTGTAAAAAAAATTAGCGAGAAGTTCTGTGATAACGAAGTAGCAATACTTTCGCACGACTCGTATTACTACGATAACAGCGATCTTTCGCTGGAAGAAAGGAGACTGAAAAACTTCGACCACCCCGATTCTATTGAGTTCGATTTAATGATCGATCACGTAAAAAAACTGAAACAAGGATTATCTATTGAAGAACCGGTGTATTCATTTATTAGCTGTACCAGACAGGAAGAAACAAATATTGTTGAGCCAAAACAAGTGTTGATAATTGAAGGAATTTTGTGTCTGACAAATGCAGCGTTACGCGATTTAATGGATATAAAAGTTTATGTTGATTGCGACTCGGATGTTCGGCTGGCACGCGTGATACAACGCGATATACAAGAGCGCGGCAGAGATGTTGAGCAGGTATTGAAACGCTACAAAAAAACGGTTCGCCCAAGTCATATCCAGTTTATAGAACCAACAAAACGGTACGCCGATATTATTGTGCCACAGGGCGGCAAAAACAAAATTGCCATCCAGATTTTAACCAACCACATACTACAAACTTTAAACAAAACATGATGCTTAAAAACTTAAACATCGAAGAGATTCTTTTTCTCGACATTGAAACTGTTCCGATTGCACCGGAATATACCGAGCTAAACGAAAAATGGCAACAACTTTGGGAGCGCAAAATGCAATTCCAAATCAACGACGGCAAGTTACCGCACGAGCTATAT
This is a stretch of genomic DNA from uncultured Draconibacterium sp.. It encodes these proteins:
- the udk gene encoding uridine kinase, translated to MLVIGIAGGTGSGKTTVVKKISEKFCDNEVAILSHDSYYYDNSDLSLEERRLKNFDHPDSIEFDLMIDHVKKLKQGLSIEEPVYSFISCTRQEETNIVEPKQVLIIEGILCLTNAALRDLMDIKVYVDCDSDVRLARVIQRDIQERGRDVEQVLKRYKKTVRPSHIQFIEPTKRYADIIVPQGGKNKIAIQILTNHILQTLNKT